One Natrinema marinum genomic window carries:
- a CDS encoding 1,4-dihydroxy-2-naphthoyl-CoA synthase, which produces MVSELFDPEQWEPAALNDEFRDITYHRAIDSGTVRIAFDRPDVRNAFRPGTVDELYDALDHAKRQTDVGCILLTGNGPSTKDGGWAFCSGGDQTIRGEDGYQYEGDEERASEQGRLHILEVQRLIRHIPKVVVCVVPGWAVGGGHSLHVVCDLTLASEEHAKFLQTDPDVASYDAGFGSAYLAKQIGQKKAREVFFLGKTYDAAEAAEMGMVNEAVPHEELEETALEWGERINAKSPTAMRMLKYAFNMTDDGMVGQQVFAGEATRLGYMTDEAKEGRDAFVEGRDPDFDDYPWHY; this is translated from the coding sequence ATGGTATCGGAACTCTTCGACCCCGAGCAGTGGGAGCCGGCCGCGCTGAACGACGAGTTCAGGGACATTACCTACCACCGGGCGATAGACTCCGGGACGGTCCGGATCGCGTTCGATCGGCCGGACGTGCGCAACGCCTTCCGGCCGGGAACGGTCGACGAACTCTACGACGCCTTGGATCACGCCAAGCGCCAGACCGACGTGGGCTGTATCCTGCTGACGGGCAACGGCCCCTCGACGAAAGACGGCGGCTGGGCGTTCTGTTCCGGCGGCGACCAGACGATCCGCGGCGAAGACGGCTACCAGTACGAAGGTGATGAGGAGCGCGCGTCCGAACAAGGGCGACTGCACATCCTCGAGGTCCAGCGGCTGATCCGTCACATCCCGAAAGTGGTCGTCTGCGTCGTGCCGGGCTGGGCCGTCGGCGGCGGCCACTCGTTGCACGTCGTCTGCGATCTCACCCTCGCGAGCGAAGAGCACGCGAAGTTCCTCCAGACCGACCCCGACGTCGCCAGCTACGACGCCGGCTTCGGCTCGGCCTACCTCGCGAAACAGATTGGCCAGAAGAAGGCCCGCGAGGTGTTCTTCCTCGGGAAAACCTACGACGCCGCGGAGGCCGCGGAGATGGGCATGGTCAACGAAGCGGTGCCACACGAAGAGTTAGAGGAGACCGCCCTCGAGTGGGGCGAACGCATCAACGCCAAGAGCCCGACGGCGATGCGGATGCTCAAGTACGCGTTCAACATGACCGACGACGGTATGGTCGGCCAGCAGGTGTTCGCCGGCGAGGCGACGCGGCTGGGGTACATGACCGACGAGGCCAAAGAGGGCCGCGACGCCTTCGTGGAGGGGCGAGACCCGGACTTCGACGACTACCCCTGGCACTACTGA
- a CDS encoding efflux RND transporter permease subunit — MNPAERYAAFVTAHSKTVIAVMLILTLIVGSGAGSVDSGLSIASFESDSTEAEKYDALRENFTTDGENATVVQVVVRGDNVLSKQSLLETLRFQQAVTDDPAVNATLRERRPMVGLSNVVATTAIRQSQAGNETGAEGANAGAGTATPSLSAQISQLESMSEREVEATVERVLTPGSSAAGPVDPYSLLPTDYEQGSTTASGRVLFVFQDTSDATGDDLPPAVVDAQLELQELSSERISAESFVFGAGIVDEESTQATGESFALISPVALLLILGVLGIAYRDVFDVALGLLGVVLVLAWMAGFMGWAGIGVTQILIAVPFLLIGLSIDYALHVVMRYREAMVDDPDASPQVAMRRGLAGVVVAIGAATFTTAVGFLSNAVSPLQSIQEFGIVSAVGIAAAFLVFGLLLPALKLELDGLLRRIGLSRQTRAFGRGGAAGRLLGVGADIAQRAPYVVIAVALVLSAAGGAAATDIDTSIDQTDFLPRDSPAWMDSLPDSFQPSDYQLRSNAEYINTNFAQARDRSRAEFLIEGPVTDPATLERLAAGRDDLRNTSSAVVLADGNLQVTGPLETIESVAATNETVANMVAESDTDGDGVPDENLTAIYDAVYAADPAAAEATIHREGGEYRSLRLSVGLSGAADTGTVTEEMRAVATTMEGETELTVTATGQPIIEELVQRGLVQTLVNGFLITFGVIVAFLTAIFWLRYRVLGLGAVVLAPVVLAQAWLFGTMYLAGIPFTSETAIIAAIGIGIGVDYAIHIGERFVEEYRGDSIAALRRTVRGTGGALLASAATTTAGFGVLMLALVPSLQRFGFVTSVAIGYAFLASVLVLPSLLAVWVRFSGYDGAEAASA, encoded by the coding sequence ATGAACCCAGCCGAGCGGTACGCGGCGTTCGTCACTGCCCACAGCAAAACCGTCATCGCGGTGATGCTGATACTGACGCTGATCGTCGGCAGCGGGGCGGGGAGCGTCGATTCGGGGCTGTCGATCGCGAGCTTCGAAAGCGACTCGACGGAGGCCGAGAAGTACGACGCGCTTCGGGAGAACTTCACGACCGACGGCGAAAACGCGACGGTCGTTCAGGTCGTCGTCCGGGGCGACAACGTCCTCTCGAAGCAATCCCTCCTCGAGACGTTGCGCTTCCAGCAAGCCGTCACGGACGATCCAGCGGTGAACGCGACGCTGCGGGAGCGCCGGCCGATGGTCGGGCTCTCGAACGTCGTCGCGACGACGGCCATTCGGCAATCACAGGCCGGCAACGAAACCGGCGCCGAGGGGGCGAACGCCGGAGCCGGCACGGCGACGCCGTCGCTTTCGGCGCAGATCTCGCAACTCGAGTCCATGTCGGAACGCGAGGTCGAGGCGACCGTCGAACGGGTGTTGACGCCCGGCTCGAGCGCTGCTGGACCGGTCGACCCCTACTCGCTGCTGCCGACCGACTACGAACAGGGATCGACGACGGCGTCGGGGCGCGTCCTGTTCGTGTTCCAGGATACGAGCGACGCGACCGGTGACGACCTCCCGCCGGCCGTCGTCGACGCCCAACTCGAGTTGCAGGAGCTGTCCTCGGAACGTATCTCGGCCGAGAGCTTCGTCTTCGGTGCCGGGATCGTCGACGAGGAGAGCACGCAGGCGACCGGCGAGAGCTTCGCGCTGATCTCGCCGGTCGCACTCCTGTTGATTCTGGGCGTGCTCGGGATCGCCTATCGAGACGTTTTCGACGTGGCCCTCGGGCTGCTCGGCGTCGTCCTCGTGCTCGCGTGGATGGCCGGCTTCATGGGCTGGGCCGGTATCGGCGTCACGCAGATCCTGATCGCCGTTCCGTTTCTGCTGATCGGGCTCTCGATCGACTACGCGCTCCACGTCGTGATGCGCTATCGCGAGGCGATGGTCGACGATCCCGACGCGTCGCCGCAAGTGGCGATGCGACGCGGCCTCGCGGGCGTCGTCGTCGCCATCGGCGCGGCCACGTTTACCACGGCCGTGGGCTTCCTCTCGAACGCGGTCAGCCCGCTTCAGTCGATCCAGGAGTTCGGGATCGTCAGCGCCGTCGGCATCGCCGCGGCGTTTCTCGTCTTCGGCCTGTTGCTGCCGGCGCTGAAACTCGAGCTCGACGGCCTCCTACGACGGATCGGGCTCTCCCGGCAGACGCGCGCGTTCGGCCGCGGTGGTGCCGCGGGACGCCTGCTCGGCGTCGGTGCCGACATCGCCCAGCGCGCGCCGTACGTCGTCATCGCCGTCGCCCTCGTCCTGAGCGCGGCCGGCGGTGCCGCCGCGACGGACATCGATACGTCCATCGACCAGACGGACTTCCTCCCGCGGGACTCGCCGGCCTGGATGGACTCGCTGCCGGACTCGTTCCAGCCGAGTGACTACCAGCTCCGGTCGAACGCCGAGTACATCAACACGAACTTCGCGCAGGCGCGCGATCGATCGCGCGCCGAGTTTCTAATCGAGGGGCCGGTCACCGACCCGGCGACGCTCGAGCGGCTCGCGGCCGGCAGGGACGACCTCCGCAACACGTCTTCGGCGGTAGTGCTGGCCGACGGGAATCTGCAGGTGACGGGGCCGCTCGAGACGATCGAGTCGGTCGCCGCGACGAACGAGACCGTGGCCAACATGGTCGCGGAGTCGGATACGGACGGCGACGGCGTTCCTGACGAGAACCTGACCGCGATCTACGACGCCGTCTACGCGGCCGATCCGGCCGCGGCCGAGGCCACGATCCACCGCGAGGGCGGAGAGTACCGCTCGCTCCGGCTCTCCGTGGGGCTCTCCGGCGCGGCAGACACCGGGACCGTCACCGAGGAGATGCGCGCGGTCGCGACCACGATGGAAGGCGAGACCGAACTGACGGTGACGGCGACCGGGCAACCGATCATCGAAGAACTCGTCCAACGGGGTCTGGTGCAGACGCTGGTCAACGGATTCCTCATCACGTTCGGGGTCATCGTCGCCTTCCTGACGGCGATCTTCTGGCTCCGCTATCGGGTGCTCGGCCTCGGTGCGGTCGTGCTGGCCCCCGTCGTCCTCGCGCAGGCGTGGCTGTTCGGGACCATGTACCTCGCCGGAATCCCCTTTACCTCCGAGACGGCCATCATCGCGGCGATCGGCATCGGCATCGGCGTCGACTACGCCATCCACATCGGTGAGCGGTTCGTCGAGGAGTACCGCGGCGACAGCATCGCGGCGCTCCGGCGGACCGTCCGCGGAACCGGGGGCGCGTTGCTCGCCAGCGCCGCCACGACCACGGCCGGTTTCGGCGTTCTGATGCTCGCGCTCGTCCCGTCGCTCCAACGGTTCGGCTTCGTCACGAGCGTCGCGATCGGCTACGCCTTCCTCGCGAGCGTCCTCGTCTTGCCGAGCCTGCTCGCGGTCTGGGTTCGGTTCTCCGGTTACGACGGTGCGGAAGCCGCCAGCGCCTGA
- a CDS encoding TrmB family transcriptional regulator codes for MSTQDAVAALKRLGLPNYEARVFVALQQLGTGTAQEVSDVSDVPRSQVYGAADDLVERGLVEVIESSPKQYRPVSLAAAREQLTDRLERERERAFENLADLRTESSGREDDGSVSTLRGRQPIDDRIAELVGTADSSVVFVAPEGDSLSDRIETALRDRATQGVFVTVVTAEQSERERFADSPITVIVMDEDNPADFAGRALMVDEETVLLSVATDDEVVDEEAMWTAGSSIGRILAQFMQSGIESGRDRNP; via the coding sequence ATGAGCACACAAGACGCGGTCGCGGCGCTGAAACGACTCGGACTCCCGAACTACGAGGCGCGCGTGTTCGTCGCCCTCCAGCAACTGGGAACGGGGACCGCCCAGGAGGTCAGCGATGTCTCCGACGTGCCCCGCTCGCAGGTCTACGGCGCGGCCGACGACCTCGTCGAGCGGGGCCTCGTCGAAGTCATCGAATCGTCGCCGAAGCAGTACCGGCCGGTGAGCCTCGCCGCGGCTCGAGAACAGCTGACAGATCGCCTCGAGCGCGAACGGGAGCGCGCCTTCGAGAACCTCGCCGACCTGCGGACGGAGTCGTCGGGGCGCGAGGACGACGGCTCCGTCTCGACGCTTCGGGGCCGTCAGCCCATCGACGATCGAATCGCGGAACTGGTCGGGACGGCCGACTCGAGCGTCGTCTTCGTCGCACCCGAGGGCGATTCCCTGTCCGATCGGATCGAAACGGCGCTTCGCGATCGAGCGACGCAGGGCGTGTTCGTCACGGTCGTGACGGCCGAACAGTCGGAACGCGAACGCTTCGCCGATAGCCCGATCACGGTCATCGTGATGGACGAGGACAACCCGGCCGATTTCGCGGGACGTGCGCTCATGGTCGACGAGGAGACCGTGTTGTTGTCGGTCGCCACCGACGACGAGGTCGTCGACGAGGAGGCGATGTGGACCGCCGGCAGCAGCATCGGCCGTATTTTAGCGCAGTTCATGCAGTCCGGGATCGAATCCGGCCGGGACCGGAACCCGTAA
- a CDS encoding J domain-containing protein gives MGETYYDVLGVDPGATVDDIESAYRDRVLETHPDHSDAPDAAERFQRVTTARSVLTDGTERARYDRLGHEAYVDLAQGTTFGGNSSDADESEASTSSTGRANAETDATDSGTTDWTREQARQVRDDGTTEGSDRGRSHHARQRAERQHRRKKRRAAGEWPFDGERVTGTRSSSRTSAAAEPDGSTGNGADGFQYSVHDWDGDIDLEWDRTRIDRTTAITVAAVVLCYPLFVVASLSSLFSLAVNVVVAACTLVLIGYLLTMPRIAMAVFGAWSVLFPAAIVGFSLVEPISLAGVFALGFAWVPLGYAVALWWTLRP, from the coding sequence ATGGGCGAGACGTACTACGACGTGCTCGGAGTCGACCCGGGCGCGACGGTGGACGACATCGAGTCGGCCTACCGCGACCGCGTCCTCGAGACCCATCCGGACCACTCCGACGCCCCCGACGCCGCAGAGCGGTTCCAGCGGGTTACGACCGCGCGGTCGGTCCTCACCGACGGCACGGAACGGGCCCGCTACGACCGACTCGGCCACGAGGCGTACGTCGATCTCGCCCAGGGGACAACGTTCGGCGGCAACTCGAGCGACGCCGACGAGTCGGAGGCGTCGACCTCGTCGACCGGTCGAGCGAACGCGGAGACGGACGCGACTGACTCCGGAACCACCGATTGGACGCGCGAACAGGCGCGGCAGGTGCGGGACGACGGGACGACCGAGGGGTCCGACCGCGGGCGGAGCCACCACGCTCGCCAGCGGGCCGAGCGACAGCACCGCCGAAAAAAGCGGCGCGCGGCGGGCGAGTGGCCGTTCGACGGCGAGCGAGTTACCGGAACGCGTTCGAGTTCGCGGACGTCGGCGGCGGCCGAACCCGACGGCTCGACCGGGAACGGAGCCGATGGGTTTCAGTACTCCGTCCACGACTGGGACGGCGACATCGATCTCGAGTGGGACAGGACCCGGATCGATCGGACGACGGCGATCACGGTCGCGGCCGTCGTCCTCTGTTATCCGCTGTTCGTCGTCGCGAGCCTCTCCTCGCTGTTTTCGCTCGCCGTCAACGTCGTCGTCGCCGCCTGTACCCTCGTCTTGATAGGATATCTCCTCACGATGCCGCGAATCGCGATGGCGGTCTTCGGCGCTTGGAGCGTCCTCTTTCCGGCCGCGATCGTCGGCTTCTCACTCGTCGAACCGATCTCTCTGGCGGGAGTATTCGCGCTCGGGTTCGCCTGGGTGCCGCTTGGCTACGCCGTCGCGTTGTGGTGGACGCTACGTCCGTAA
- the menD gene encoding 2-succinyl-5-enolpyruvyl-6-hydroxy-3-cyclohexene-1-carboxylic-acid synthase, producing MTAPNRATLWGRVLVDELANGGLEAVCIAPGSRSTPLTVAFAEHAEIDVYSHLDERSAAYFALGRARRTGEPTALVCTSGTAAANFHPAVMEADRARVPLLVLTADRPPELRDSGANQTVDQVKLYGDAVRWYAELPEPEPDERKIRSLRTTAARALSETTGVAPGPVHLNCPFRKPLEPIDVPGDVPDSFAETTAAQGRDGSFVETSGGTRTLDDGDLRTLLRTLEAADRPLLVAGPADPADLSRLEPAAVTELADRLGAPVLADPLSGLRFGSHIERKGTDGDESATGGTRSVYGGYDAYVTEIPKPDVVLRVGASPTSKPLRHWLRDADARQFLIDPAGAWREATFTATDLLAAEPGAVVDGLLEALADGDSGGDRGADPRAPSDDAWRARFDAAERRHWAIRDEAVAADALEEAPFEGAVLASVFANAPDPATVFVSNSMPIRDADRFGRPRRADLTVLANRGASGIDGIASTALGAGSATDDPLVLVTGDLAFYHDSNGLLAVGRCDVDATIVLLDNDGGGIFHKLPIEGFEPPFTDQFKTPHGLEFDDLAAFYDLEFESVTPADFDDAYRRSLERSGTQVLAVEFDSATSHRRREELDERVTEAVAKTFDDSSAADS from the coding sequence ATGACTGCACCGAACCGCGCGACCTTGTGGGGTCGCGTCCTCGTCGACGAACTCGCGAACGGGGGGCTCGAGGCCGTCTGTATCGCCCCCGGCAGCCGGTCGACGCCGCTGACGGTCGCGTTCGCCGAGCACGCCGAGATCGACGTCTACTCGCATCTCGACGAGCGCTCCGCGGCCTACTTCGCGCTCGGTCGCGCCCGTCGAACCGGCGAGCCGACGGCGCTTGTCTGTACCTCGGGGACGGCGGCGGCGAACTTCCACCCCGCCGTCATGGAGGCCGACCGAGCCCGCGTACCGCTGCTCGTGCTGACCGCCGACCGGCCCCCGGAGCTCCGCGATAGCGGCGCGAACCAGACCGTCGACCAAGTCAAACTCTACGGCGACGCGGTTCGGTGGTACGCCGAACTGCCCGAGCCCGAACCCGACGAGCGGAAAATCCGCAGTCTGCGGACGACAGCCGCGCGTGCGCTGTCGGAAACGACTGGCGTGGCGCCGGGCCCGGTTCACCTCAACTGTCCGTTCCGCAAGCCCCTCGAGCCGATCGACGTGCCCGGCGACGTGCCGGACTCCTTCGCCGAGACGACGGCTGCACAGGGTCGAGACGGGTCGTTCGTCGAAACATCCGGCGGGACGCGAACGCTCGACGACGGCGATCTCCGAACGCTCCTGCGGACGCTCGAGGCCGCGGACCGGCCGCTACTCGTCGCGGGTCCAGCAGATCCGGCCGACCTCTCGCGGCTCGAGCCGGCGGCCGTAACCGAACTCGCCGACCGACTCGGCGCGCCCGTTCTCGCAGACCCGCTCTCGGGGCTGCGGTTCGGGTCGCATATCGAGCGAAAGGGGACGGACGGCGACGAAAGCGCTACCGGGGGAACGCGGTCGGTCTACGGCGGCTACGACGCCTACGTCACCGAGATCCCGAAGCCGGACGTGGTCCTCCGCGTTGGCGCCTCGCCCACCTCGAAACCGCTCCGCCACTGGCTTCGAGACGCCGACGCGCGACAGTTCCTGATCGATCCCGCGGGCGCCTGGCGCGAGGCGACGTTCACCGCGACCGACCTCCTGGCCGCCGAGCCGGGGGCCGTCGTCGACGGACTGCTCGAGGCGCTCGCCGACGGCGATTCCGGTGGCGACCGCGGGGCGGACCCGCGAGCGCCGAGCGACGACGCGTGGCGCGCGCGGTTCGACGCGGCCGAACGCCGCCACTGGGCGATCCGCGACGAGGCCGTCGCCGCGGACGCGCTCGAGGAGGCGCCGTTCGAAGGGGCAGTGCTCGCCTCGGTATTTGCGAACGCGCCGGATCCGGCCACGGTGTTCGTCTCGAACAGCATGCCGATCCGGGACGCGGACCGGTTCGGTCGACCCCGACGCGCCGACCTTACCGTCCTCGCGAACCGCGGTGCCAGCGGCATCGACGGCATCGCGAGCACGGCGCTTGGGGCCGGCAGCGCCACCGACGACCCGCTCGTGCTCGTGACCGGCGACCTGGCCTTCTACCACGACTCGAACGGGCTGCTCGCGGTCGGCCGCTGCGACGTGGACGCCACGATCGTGTTGCTGGACAACGACGGCGGCGGTATCTTCCATAAACTGCCGATCGAAGGGTTCGAGCCACCGTTTACCGACCAGTTCAAGACGCCGCACGGGCTCGAGTTCGACGACCTCGCGGCGTTCTACGACCTCGAGTTCGAGTCCGTCACCCCGGCCGACTTCGACGACGCGTATCGACGTTCGCTCGAACGTAGCGGGACACAGGTGCTCGCCGTCGAATTCGACTCGGCGACGAGCCACCGTCGGCGGGAGGAACTCGACGAGCGCGTCACGGAAGCAGTCGCGAAGACGTTCGACGACAGCTCCGCTGCCGACTCGTAG
- a CDS encoding isochorismate synthase, whose translation MDRSSGESRLAGGADSADRPAELVSRCRELEGAAVEALLEDDTETRVQWAAPDGLAIVGRGVAARIRADGPDRFDRIRTRASRLFDGIAHDGPPQARPRAFGGFSFHDGHEPDPPWTGFPAASFVVPRVQVSRTDNGTWLTTVGSGDEAADRLERWHELLTASTTEPNASGSTPGVRSTTRTTSREQWARQVETALERIADGQLTKVVLAQALSVDLEGSVDVPATLERLGRRYPNCYRFLVGHGDSGTFFGAPPERLVSKRGERVETEALAGSVARGDTPDEDEAYAERMRADAKLGHEHGLVVDAIREQLAPLARELTVSERTIRKLATIQHLQTPIEARLPGDRHVLEIVEALHPTPAVGGVPPDAAWKTIRETETFDRGWYAAPVGWFDAAGDGEFAVGIRSGVAADGAVTLFAGNGIVADSDPDEEWDEVQLKFRPILDELR comes from the coding sequence ATGGACCGATCGTCGGGCGAGAGTCGGCTTGCTGGCGGTGCGGACTCGGCGGACCGACCCGCCGAACTGGTCAGCCGGTGTCGCGAACTCGAGGGCGCCGCGGTCGAGGCGCTGCTCGAGGACGACACCGAGACGCGCGTCCAGTGGGCCGCGCCCGACGGACTCGCGATCGTCGGCCGGGGGGTCGCCGCCCGCATCCGGGCGGACGGCCCCGACCGATTCGATCGTATTCGGACGCGGGCGAGCCGGCTGTTCGACGGGATCGCACACGACGGCCCCCCACAGGCCCGCCCGCGGGCGTTCGGCGGATTCTCGTTTCACGACGGCCACGAGCCGGACCCGCCGTGGACCGGCTTTCCCGCCGCGTCGTTCGTCGTCCCGCGAGTGCAAGTCAGCCGAACCGACAACGGAACGTGGCTGACGACCGTCGGAAGCGGCGACGAGGCTGCAGACCGCCTCGAGCGCTGGCACGAACTGCTGACGGCGTCGACGACGGAACCGAACGCGAGCGGCTCGACTCCTGGCGTCCGTTCGACGACGCGCACGACTTCCCGCGAGCAGTGGGCCCGGCAGGTCGAGACCGCGCTCGAGCGGATCGCCGACGGCCAACTGACGAAGGTGGTGCTCGCACAGGCCCTGTCGGTCGACCTCGAGGGGTCGGTCGACGTGCCGGCGACGCTCGAGCGGCTGGGCCGCCGATACCCGAACTGTTACCGGTTTCTGGTGGGCCACGGCGACAGCGGCACGTTCTTCGGCGCACCACCGGAACGGCTGGTGTCGAAACGCGGGGAGCGCGTCGAGACGGAGGCGCTCGCCGGCTCGGTGGCGCGGGGAGACACTCCCGACGAAGACGAAGCGTACGCCGAGCGGATGCGAGCCGACGCGAAACTTGGGCACGAACACGGGCTCGTCGTCGACGCCATCCGGGAGCAACTCGCCCCGCTCGCGCGCGAACTCACCGTCAGCGAGCGGACGATCCGGAAGCTGGCAACCATCCAGCACCTCCAGACGCCGATCGAGGCGCGACTGCCGGGTGATCGCCACGTCCTCGAGATCGTCGAGGCGCTCCACCCCACGCCCGCGGTCGGCGGCGTACCGCCGGACGCGGCCTGGAAGACGATCCGCGAGACGGAGACGTTCGATCGGGGCTGGTACGCCGCGCCGGTGGGCTGGTTCGACGCCGCCGGCGACGGCGAGTTCGCGGTCGGCATCCGCTCGGGCGTCGCGGCCGACGGGGCGGTGACGCTCTTTGCGGGCAACGGGATCGTCGCCGACAGCGACCCCGACGAGGAGTGGGACGAAGTACAGTTGAAGTTCCGACCGATCCTGGACGAACTCCGATGA
- a CDS encoding sulfite oxidase-like oxidoreductase: MDATDVTDLYREFGDERLPPGQRETTEFPVLSKSRTPEWDPDTWEFTVTGAVDDELTLSWDEFRDLPSVTQRQDFHCVTGWSKFDCEFTGVPFPELAERAGVHDDAVHVMFAALDDYTTDLPLEDCMREEVLFASGFDGEALPTDHGGPLRVVTPHKYAYKGAKWVDGVEFLTDSERGYWERRGYSRTANPWEEERYS; encoded by the coding sequence ATGGATGCGACAGACGTGACCGATCTCTATCGGGAGTTCGGCGACGAGCGACTGCCGCCGGGACAGCGCGAGACGACCGAGTTTCCCGTCCTCTCGAAAAGCCGGACGCCGGAGTGGGATCCCGACACGTGGGAGTTCACCGTTACGGGCGCGGTCGACGATGAACTGACGCTCTCGTGGGACGAGTTTCGCGACCTCCCAAGCGTCACCCAGCGACAGGACTTTCACTGCGTGACCGGCTGGAGCAAGTTCGACTGCGAGTTCACGGGCGTTCCGTTCCCGGAACTCGCCGAGCGCGCCGGCGTCCACGACGACGCGGTCCACGTCATGTTCGCCGCGCTGGACGACTACACGACCGACCTGCCCCTCGAGGACTGCATGCGCGAGGAGGTCCTGTTCGCCTCCGGGTTCGACGGCGAGGCGCTCCCCACCGATCACGGCGGGCCGCTCCGGGTCGTCACGCCGCACAAGTACGCCTACAAGGGCGCGAAATGGGTCGACGGCGTCGAGTTCCTCACCGACTCCGAACGAGGGTACTGGGAGCGACGCGGGTACTCGCGGACGGCGAACCCGTGGGAGGAAGAGCGGTACAGCTAG